One region of Pseudomonas sp. B21-040 genomic DNA includes:
- a CDS encoding two-component system response regulator, which produces MNSSTQRPIVLVVDDVPANLQLISELLRELYHVRIATSGAQALKIVDRTIPDLILLDVMMPEMDGYEVCRRLQQNPQTRDVPVMFLSARIQHEDECQGFALGAADYLFKPINPAILLARVQTQLRLKATTDLLRSHNAYLDQEVLARTRELQATHDVTILALASLAETRDNETGNHLRRTQHYVRLLAEKLSDHPRFSVHLDDQSIELMFKSAPLHDIGKVGIADHILLKPGRFEPAEFEIMKTHAQLGYQALVHAEELLGAQVPFLRIAKEIALCHHEKWDGSGYPNGLAGDAIPVSARLMAVADVYDAVISRRVYKSQMCHEKAFAIICEGAGRHFDPDVVAAFIDLEKEFERIAERYADAPAEDALEALAG; this is translated from the coding sequence GTGAACAGCTCAACCCAAAGACCCATCGTGCTGGTGGTCGACGATGTGCCGGCCAATCTGCAGCTGATCAGTGAGCTGTTGCGTGAGCTTTATCACGTACGAATTGCTACCAGCGGTGCCCAGGCCTTGAAGATCGTCGATCGGACAATACCCGACCTGATTCTGCTGGATGTGATGATGCCCGAAATGGATGGCTATGAGGTTTGTCGTCGTCTCCAGCAAAATCCGCAGACACGTGATGTGCCGGTGATGTTTCTGAGCGCCAGGATTCAGCATGAGGATGAGTGCCAGGGTTTCGCACTGGGAGCTGCCGACTATCTGTTCAAGCCGATCAATCCGGCCATTCTGCTCGCACGGGTGCAGACACAGTTGCGCCTCAAGGCGACGACGGACCTGTTGCGTTCGCACAATGCCTACCTCGACCAGGAAGTCCTGGCGCGAACCCGTGAGCTGCAGGCCACCCATGACGTGACCATCCTGGCCCTTGCCTCGCTGGCCGAGACTCGCGACAACGAGACAGGCAACCACCTGCGGCGCACACAGCACTATGTTCGGCTACTGGCAGAAAAATTAAGCGATCACCCGCGATTCAGCGTGCATCTAGATGATCAAAGCATTGAGCTGATGTTCAAGTCGGCGCCGCTGCACGATATCGGCAAGGTCGGTATTGCAGACCATATCCTGCTCAAACCGGGGCGCTTTGAACCTGCCGAGTTCGAAATCATGAAGACCCACGCCCAGCTGGGTTACCAGGCCCTGGTACATGCCGAGGAACTGTTGGGCGCGCAAGTGCCGTTCCTGCGTATCGCCAAGGAAATTGCCCTGTGCCACCACGAAAAATGGGATGGCAGCGGTTATCCCAATGGCCTGGCCGGTGACGCCATTCCTGTCAGCGCCCGCTTGATGGCGGTTGCCGATGTCTACGACGCGGTCATCAGCCGACGGGTATACAAGTCGCAGATGTGCCACGAGAAGGCATTCGCGATCATCTGCGAGGGTGCCGGACGGCATTTTGATCCGGATGTGGTGGCCGCCTTCATCGACCTGGAAAAAGAGTTTGAGCGGATCGCCGAGCGCTATGCCGACGCCCCTGCCGAGGATGCCCTTGAGGCCTTGGCCGGGTAG
- a CDS encoding transcriptional regulator, which translates to MGQLLIDEHLVFDENNFLLFRVDAANEEPLRLGAIASRCLAMLLRSGGAVVRKRELMAGAWGQYGLEVTDNSLAQVVRQLRLALEKLQPDREFIQTLPRIGYKLADGVTVEELTAHPKPALPSCTMVTGNEAPLPLEPTVSAIADAEGEAGEPPSIKPIPASTEPAPGPIPTSAIATPRRWHLWLALPVWGACAFVLGRIWLAPPLEVEPPAFAAPVTMDDVLVHLPTQDVQPPVAPHLQLMVENSRKLAGILGLSTQNMHLYLLPSRRGADQILCDGALETASSRCIGVQQHD; encoded by the coding sequence ATGGGCCAACTGCTGATTGATGAACACTTGGTGTTCGACGAGAACAACTTCCTGTTGTTTCGTGTCGACGCCGCCAATGAGGAGCCTTTGCGCCTGGGTGCAATCGCCAGCCGATGCCTGGCCATGCTGCTCAGGTCCGGGGGGGCTGTGGTGCGCAAGCGCGAACTGATGGCCGGGGCATGGGGACAATACGGGCTGGAAGTGACCGACAACAGCCTGGCCCAGGTGGTCCGCCAATTGCGGCTGGCGCTGGAAAAACTGCAGCCTGATCGAGAATTCATCCAGACCTTGCCACGCATCGGCTACAAGCTTGCCGACGGGGTGACAGTCGAAGAACTGACTGCGCACCCGAAACCGGCGCTGCCATCATGCACGATGGTCACTGGCAACGAAGCCCCCCTGCCCCTTGAGCCTACCGTATCGGCCATCGCTGATGCAGAGGGAGAAGCTGGCGAACCGCCTTCGATCAAGCCAATCCCTGCCTCAACGGAACCCGCTCCCGGGCCGATACCTACGTCTGCGATTGCAACCCCAAGGCGTTGGCACTTGTGGCTCGCATTGCCCGTGTGGGGAGCCTGTGCATTTGTGCTGGGAAGAATCTGGCTGGCACCGCCGCTTGAGGTGGAACCGCCAGCGTTCGCCGCTCCCGTAACGATGGATGATGTGCTCGTGCACTTGCCCACTCAGGACGTACAGCCGCCAGTGGCGCCCCACTTGCAATTGATGGTCGAGAACAGTCGAAAACTGGCGGGGATTCTAGGTCTTTCGACGCAAAACATGCACCTGTACTTGTTACCGTCGCGTCGGGGGGCCGATCAGATTCTCTGCGATGGCGCGCTGGAAACGGCGAGCAGTCGCTGCATCGGTGTACAACAACATGACTAG
- a CDS encoding methyl-accepting chemotaxis protein: MRAGKPIVARSARILRPLRNGFPLFAAGVLSLLGAHWLPDTAAQCVLVASLSLAWYRIESRHRSSIERTLAEHPKAFADPLVALTYSDNYGPQGRLDMAMLSEEARLQTALSRLVDAGISVKAKAAQSSELSGSQAQSLDRQRSETDQSAAAIAQMAATNQEVTQNVITTAHAASEADQLTQEGSELARQSLHAMEAMNEAVNEIGLAVNALASETQSIGSVVDVITSIAEQTNLLALNAAIEAARAGEQGRGFAVVADEVRSLAQRTRTSTEQIHGFIASLNNGADRAVSTAARGEQISRDSMQRVEAVQSALVGISQAVSRITAMSQQMASASEQQSHVTEDINQQITRIAQLCDHSAGQAEQGAAISRDLEGMADYLHSLAERFNR; this comes from the coding sequence ATGCGCGCCGGCAAGCCGATTGTGGCGCGCAGTGCCCGGATTCTGCGGCCACTGCGAAACGGTTTTCCATTATTTGCGGCTGGCGTGCTTTCACTGCTGGGTGCTCATTGGCTACCGGACACGGCGGCTCAATGTGTCCTGGTGGCGAGCCTGAGTCTTGCCTGGTACCGCATCGAGTCCCGACATCGCAGCTCCATCGAGCGCACCCTCGCCGAGCATCCAAAAGCATTTGCCGACCCGTTGGTCGCGCTGACCTACAGCGACAACTACGGCCCCCAAGGCCGGCTGGATATGGCCATGCTCAGCGAGGAAGCCCGTTTGCAAACGGCGTTGAGCCGGCTTGTCGATGCCGGGATCAGCGTAAAGGCCAAGGCAGCCCAGTCATCCGAACTGTCCGGCTCGCAAGCGCAGTCGCTTGATCGCCAGCGCAGTGAAACGGATCAGTCCGCCGCCGCCATCGCGCAGATGGCGGCAACGAATCAGGAGGTGACTCAAAACGTCATCACGACGGCGCATGCCGCGTCCGAAGCCGACCAGTTGACTCAAGAAGGCAGTGAGCTGGCCCGGCAAAGCCTGCACGCCATGGAAGCGATGAATGAGGCCGTCAACGAAATCGGCCTGGCGGTGAACGCATTGGCGAGCGAGACGCAATCGATCGGCAGTGTCGTGGATGTCATCACTTCCATTGCCGAACAGACCAACCTGTTGGCGCTCAATGCAGCGATCGAGGCGGCCCGGGCAGGTGAACAAGGCCGGGGTTTTGCAGTGGTTGCCGACGAGGTGCGCTCCCTGGCACAGCGCACCCGCACCTCCACCGAGCAGATCCATGGCTTCATCGCGTCGCTGAACAACGGAGCCGATCGCGCCGTCTCCACGGCCGCGCGGGGCGAGCAGATTTCCCGCGACAGCATGCAGCGTGTCGAGGCGGTGCAGTCGGCGCTGGTCGGCATCAGTCAAGCCGTCAGCCGCATCACCGCCATGAGCCAGCAAATGGCATCGGCATCAGAGCAGCAAAGTCACGTGACGGAAGATATCAATCAACAGATCACGCGCATCGCGCAACTGTGTGACCACAGTGCCGGGCAGGCCGAGCAAGGCGCCGCGATCAGCCGCGATCTCGAGGGAATGGCCGATTACCTGCACAGCCTGGCCGAACGTTTCAACCGATAG
- the gltS gene encoding sodium/glutamate symporter — translation MTPQLFSVHGLVSFTLAILLLFLGKTLVQRSTLLRQYCIPESVVGGFVCAAVTSLLYFGLKIQIEFDLQVRDTLLLYFFAGIGLKSDMRQLLKGGRPLLVLLLLAGVFIVLQNALGMGVAEAFGLDPKAGLMVGSISLTGGAGTTLAWAPLFIEKLGISNAHELGMASNTVGLIAACVIGGPIANRLISRYRLKTSGDATLEVGILEQQPSKGLDYYDVLWAWMWLNLTLMLGYGLNLLLENAGITLPKFVSCLFAGIVIHHIVLAVVGDQRLKTWSGASLGLALISDICLGMFLTMALMGLQLWQLSGALMFILCALTLQILLTVLYTYFVVFRFMGRNYEASVIASGFGGIALGSTATAIVNMTTVTQKYGAAHQAFLIVPLVCGFFIDLVNAVIIGLFSGI, via the coding sequence ATGACTCCCCAGCTCTTTTCGGTTCACGGCCTCGTGAGTTTTACCCTCGCCATCCTCCTGCTGTTCCTCGGCAAAACCCTTGTCCAGCGCAGCACCTTGCTCCGCCAATACTGTATTCCCGAATCGGTTGTCGGTGGCTTCGTCTGTGCGGCGGTGACGAGCCTGCTGTACTTCGGACTCAAGATCCAGATCGAATTCGACCTGCAGGTTCGCGACACCCTGCTGCTCTATTTCTTTGCCGGCATTGGCTTGAAATCGGACATGCGCCAACTGCTCAAGGGTGGACGCCCGCTACTGGTCCTGCTGTTGCTCGCCGGTGTGTTCATCGTCCTGCAAAACGCGCTGGGCATGGGGGTGGCCGAGGCATTCGGGCTAGATCCCAAGGCAGGATTGATGGTGGGCTCCATTTCCCTCACGGGTGGGGCGGGTACCACGCTGGCCTGGGCGCCGCTTTTCATCGAGAAGCTGGGAATCAGTAACGCCCATGAACTGGGCATGGCCAGCAACACCGTCGGCCTGATTGCCGCGTGCGTGATCGGCGGCCCTATCGCCAATCGACTGATCAGCCGTTATCGCCTGAAGACTTCCGGGGATGCGACGCTGGAAGTCGGCATTCTCGAGCAACAACCGAGCAAGGGACTGGACTACTACGACGTGCTCTGGGCGTGGATGTGGCTCAACCTGACCCTGATGCTCGGCTATGGACTCAACCTGCTGCTGGAAAACGCCGGCATCACCCTGCCCAAATTCGTCAGTTGTCTGTTCGCGGGTATCGTCATTCACCACATCGTTCTCGCCGTGGTAGGTGATCAACGGCTGAAAACCTGGAGCGGCGCCAGCCTGGGGCTGGCGCTGATCTCCGACATCTGCCTGGGCATGTTCCTGACCATGGCCCTGATGGGGCTTCAGCTGTGGCAGCTCAGCGGCGCGCTGATGTTCATTTTGTGCGCCTTGACCCTGCAAATTCTGCTGACGGTGCTCTACACGTATTTTGTGGTGTTCCGCTTTATGGGACGCAATTACGAAGCCAGCGTGATTGCTTCCGGGTTCGGGGGGATTGCCCTTGGCTCCACGGCCACGGCCATCGTCAACATGACCACCGTGACGCAAAAATACGGCGCAGCCCACCAAGCCTTCCTGATCGTGCCGCTGGTGTGTGGCTTCTTCATTGACCTGGTCAATGCCGTGATCATCGGCCTGTTCAGTGGTATTTAG
- a CDS encoding PLP-dependent aminotransferase family protein, producing the protein MKSPAGLLLSAIELDRASAIPLYRQLYLQIRKQVLSGRLQGGVRLPSTRTLSKELALSRITILNAFDQLIAEGFLASRTGAGTYVGNEWENRGITDDGQQRPPPRLSDLSQSMLSLRSDHFRGVSYADWDPATPTSFLPSHSTYDAFPQVIWRRLMNRHLLKPTKAMLGYGELQGLQAFRTAIAEYVFDARGIDCDAGQVVIVSGAQQAFNLLGMLLLNPQDSVWMEDPGHIAARIALQAQGARVVPLRIDEQGIDVQQGLDECPDARLVFTTPSRQHPLGVTLSYARRQALIDWAAQHQSWIIEDDCDSEFRYSGRLLPALYAMDQMARVIYVGTFSKVLFPSLRLGYVILPKALVEPFCTLRAVMDRSPPTLLQATTADFMIEGHFLGHIRRMRALYQARQQALIEQLEKQLGNFFKITPVEAGMHLIAWLPTELDDDAIAKALARHNIHTYALSDYRITHVLPPALLIGFAGTSENQARERVEALARALSAIGCLPQIT; encoded by the coding sequence ATGAAATCCCCCGCAGGTTTGCTGCTGTCGGCTATCGAACTGGACCGTGCCAGCGCCATCCCCTTGTACCGCCAGTTGTACCTGCAGATTCGCAAACAGGTACTCAGTGGCCGGCTCCAGGGCGGCGTGCGCTTGCCGTCGACCCGGACCCTGAGCAAGGAACTGGCGTTGTCGCGGATCACCATTCTCAATGCGTTCGATCAACTGATTGCTGAAGGTTTCCTGGCCTCGCGCACCGGCGCCGGCACCTATGTCGGCAACGAGTGGGAAAATCGCGGTATCACCGACGATGGGCAACAGCGCCCGCCTCCGCGCCTGTCCGACTTGAGCCAGTCGATGCTGTCGCTGCGTAGCGATCATTTTCGCGGGGTGTCTTATGCCGACTGGGACCCCGCGACCCCGACCTCATTCCTGCCCAGCCACAGCACTTACGATGCCTTCCCCCAAGTCATCTGGCGGCGCCTGATGAACCGTCACCTGCTGAAGCCGACCAAGGCCATGCTCGGCTATGGCGAGCTGCAAGGCTTGCAGGCGTTTCGCACGGCGATTGCCGAATACGTGTTCGACGCCCGTGGCATCGACTGTGATGCCGGGCAAGTGGTGATCGTTTCCGGTGCGCAGCAAGCGTTCAACCTGCTGGGCATGTTGCTGCTCAATCCGCAGGACAGCGTCTGGATGGAAGACCCGGGCCACATCGCCGCGCGCATTGCCTTGCAAGCCCAAGGCGCCCGCGTGGTGCCGTTGCGTATCGATGAACAGGGCATCGATGTCCAGCAAGGCCTGGACGAGTGCCCCGACGCCCGCCTGGTGTTCACCACCCCTTCTCGCCAGCATCCATTGGGCGTCACCCTGAGCTATGCGCGACGCCAGGCCCTGATTGACTGGGCCGCGCAACATCAGAGCTGGATCATCGAGGACGATTGCGACAGTGAGTTTCGCTACAGCGGCCGCCTCCTTCCGGCGCTCTACGCCATGGACCAGATGGCCCGGGTGATCTACGTCGGCACCTTCAGCAAAGTACTGTTCCCGTCGCTGCGCCTGGGTTACGTGATTCTGCCAAAAGCCCTGGTCGAACCCTTTTGCACCCTGCGCGCAGTCATGGATCGCAGCCCGCCCACGCTGCTTCAGGCGACGACGGCGGACTTCATGATCGAAGGCCACTTCCTGGGGCATATCCGTCGCATGCGTGCGCTGTATCAGGCTCGCCAGCAGGCATTGATCGAGCAGCTCGAAAAGCAGCTCGGCAACTTCTTCAAGATCACCCCGGTGGAGGCTGGCATGCACCTGATCGCCTGGCTGCCGACCGAGCTCGATGACGACGCCATCGCCAAGGCGTTGGCCCGACACAACATCCACACCTATGCACTGAGCGACTACCGCATCACGCATGTCCTGCCGCCGGCCCTGTTGATCGGCTTTGCCGGTACGTCGGAAAACCAGGCCCGCGAACGCGTCGAAGCGCTGGCCCGGGCCTTGTCCGCAATCGGGTGCCTGCCGCAAATCACTTGA
- a CDS encoding sugar phosphate isomerase/epimerase, whose product MNNKIQERFNALLSHNVVEDGTAPVLTEALARQLLERLGHMRLFAHAYPLLTNLTHGRVTPADLLDFAYRHELQGLSLHLLDGEENSLSQMSPEQLQAFANKAKALGLDVHLEISSTLKKDVDQVIAIARALGVRNIRVYSRYEGALSRVMDVIETDLHYLAQQADEHDLYFDFEQHEELKSGEIAQLLKRLDHPRLHALFDFGNMINACEQPLQALRNLAPHIRQTHLKGVRVVPEQNGFGHYGVLQGSDEDDLPSARMLFELLMLGNAATPQVIAFILEQENHYVAPAFRQTDEATDPFIAYREMSDTPLPNGYSLERMLADEHRWANNQVAYVRSLLAELRTLAELTLAHSSHA is encoded by the coding sequence ATGAACAATAAGATCCAGGAACGATTCAACGCCTTGCTGAGCCACAACGTGGTCGAGGACGGTACAGCCCCGGTACTGACCGAAGCACTGGCCCGGCAGTTGCTCGAACGTCTGGGGCATATGCGCCTGTTTGCCCACGCCTACCCGCTGCTGACCAACCTCACCCACGGCCGCGTCACCCCCGCCGACCTGCTGGACTTCGCCTATCGCCACGAGTTGCAGGGGCTGAGCCTGCACCTGCTGGACGGTGAGGAAAACAGCCTGAGCCAAATGTCCCCCGAGCAACTGCAAGCATTTGCCAACAAGGCCAAGGCGCTGGGGCTGGATGTGCACCTGGAAATCAGCAGCACACTGAAAAAAGATGTCGACCAGGTGATCGCCATCGCCAGGGCGTTGGGAGTACGCAACATCCGCGTTTACTCACGTTATGAGGGCGCGCTGTCGCGCGTCATGGACGTGATCGAGACCGACCTGCACTACCTGGCGCAGCAGGCCGACGAGCACGACCTGTACTTCGATTTCGAGCAGCATGAAGAACTCAAGAGCGGCGAGATCGCGCAATTGCTCAAGCGACTCGACCACCCTCGCCTGCACGCCTTGTTCGACTTCGGCAACATGATCAATGCCTGCGAGCAGCCTTTACAGGCGCTGCGCAATCTGGCGCCACACATCCGCCAGACCCACCTCAAGGGCGTGCGCGTTGTGCCCGAGCAAAACGGTTTTGGCCACTACGGCGTGCTGCAGGGCAGCGACGAAGACGACCTGCCCAGCGCCCGCATGCTGTTCGAACTGTTGATGCTGGGCAACGCAGCCACTCCTCAGGTGATCGCATTCATTCTTGAGCAGGAAAACCACTATGTGGCCCCGGCCTTCCGTCAGACCGACGAGGCGACTGACCCCTTCATTGCCTATCGGGAAATGAGCGACACACCGCTCCCCAATGGCTACTCGCTTGAGCGAATGCTCGCCGATGAACACCGCTGGGCGAACAACCAGGTGGCCTATGTGCGCAGCCTGCTAGCCGAACTTCGCACCCTGGCCGAACTGACCCTGGCCCACTCCTCCCACGCCTGA